Proteins encoded in a region of the Paenibacillus pedocola genome:
- a CDS encoding class I SAM-dependent rRNA methyltransferase codes for MASVILERNRKKRLEQGHPWVYASEVASVDGDPQAGGLVDVLTHQGRFLASGYYNPASQIRVRIVSQAPLAAMDTAFFIERFTSCLQHRERFLPGADAYRFVYGEADFLPGLIIDRFGEILVVQLLTLGMDKCRTEIVEALVQVMAPRGIYERSDVSVRELEGLEQRTGVLYGDCPRHITVSENGLKVIVDIEEGQKTGYFFDQRENRASIAPLIKGWGGRSGITLQEVETEDGDKKTLPVNKSGKPVTFPYWDGATVLECFAHTGSFTLHACKYGAKKVTCLDVSAHAIESAKANVELNGFTDRVEFVVDDAFAFLRNQVKGLEERSERATGTGEAKSGGKPAAKTDTAKPMTAGGGRTWDVVILDPPAFAKTKSAVAGACRGYKDINLHGMKLVNEGGYLVTASCSYHMQPQLFLDTIAEAAKDAGKVLRLIEWRAAGKDHPQILGVDEGHYLKFAIFEVTSKK; via the coding sequence TTGGCATCGGTTATTCTGGAACGAAACCGCAAAAAAAGACTGGAACAGGGTCACCCGTGGGTGTACGCCAGCGAGGTAGCCTCAGTGGACGGAGATCCGCAGGCTGGCGGTTTGGTGGATGTGCTTACACATCAGGGCCGGTTTCTGGCGTCAGGTTATTACAATCCGGCTTCGCAGATCCGGGTACGAATTGTATCCCAGGCCCCACTGGCGGCAATGGATACGGCATTTTTTATCGAGCGGTTTACGAGCTGTCTGCAGCATAGGGAACGGTTTCTGCCGGGAGCGGACGCTTACCGCTTCGTGTATGGGGAAGCGGATTTTCTGCCCGGTCTGATTATTGACCGGTTCGGTGAGATTCTGGTCGTGCAGCTGTTGACACTCGGCATGGACAAGTGCCGCACCGAGATTGTGGAGGCGCTGGTGCAGGTAATGGCTCCGCGCGGTATTTATGAACGCAGCGATGTTTCCGTCCGCGAACTGGAGGGACTGGAGCAAAGAACCGGCGTATTGTACGGGGATTGCCCGCGCCACATTACGGTAAGCGAGAATGGCCTGAAGGTCATCGTCGATATTGAAGAAGGCCAGAAGACCGGCTATTTCTTCGATCAGCGCGAGAACAGGGCTTCCATTGCACCGCTGATCAAGGGCTGGGGCGGACGCAGCGGAATTACGCTGCAGGAAGTAGAGACGGAAGACGGGGACAAGAAGACTTTGCCAGTCAATAAAAGCGGTAAGCCGGTCACATTCCCATACTGGGACGGGGCGACAGTGCTGGAATGCTTTGCGCATACAGGCAGCTTTACGCTGCATGCCTGCAAATACGGAGCGAAAAAGGTAACCTGCCTGGATGTTTCCGCTCATGCGATTGAGAGCGCCAAAGCGAACGTGGAGCTGAACGGATTCACGGACCGCGTTGAGTTTGTCGTAGATGATGCTTTTGCCTTTTTGCGCAATCAGGTAAAAGGCTTAGAAGAGCGTTCCGAGCGGGCAACGGGTACGGGGGAAGCCAAGTCCGGCGGTAAGCCGGCGGCCAAAACAGATACAGCAAAGCCGATGACAGCCGGCGGCGGGCGCACCTGGGATGTCGTTATTCTTGACCCGCCTGCGTTTGCCAAAACTAAAAGCGCAGTAGCAGGAGCCTGCCGCGGTTACAAGGATATCAACCTGCACGGTATGAAGCTGGTCAACGAGGGCGGATACCTGGTAACGGCAAGCTGCTCGTACCATATGCAGCCGCAGCTGTTCCTGGATACCATTGCTGAAGCGGCGAAAGATGCGGGCAAAGTGCTGAGACTGATTGAATGGCGGGCCGCAGGCAAGGATCATCCGCAAATCCTCGGCGTGGACGAAGGACATTATCTGAAGTTTGCGATTTTTGAAGTCACCAGCAAGAAATAA
- a CDS encoding Na/Pi cotransporter family protein, with product MIRDLLFPVLYGLVIFLAGMKVMEAALAKLAGPLLTRSLHKATSTPLKGLIASSLLSAMLQSSTAVTVLTIGMVNAGLLTYARTLGIILGSNIGTCLTTELIGLQISTMAAPLLTAALCLWAAAVMLGELPPFSWRAAEACRRISGPLQFISLAVAGFALVLWGIAVMQSIGPALQASGLFRWFLDHAATSALWGLAAGACLTAMLHSSAAVIGMAMGLAASGTMPPELGIAIVLGANVGTCVTAVIAAIGGSASGKFVAGSHVALNVGGALLFLPFIGPLQSLSAALGGGPASQLAHAQTIFNVVCSLAVLPLCYLPLWSRIEQRLSRT from the coding sequence ATGATCCGTGACCTGCTGTTCCCTGTCCTATACGGCCTTGTTATTTTCCTTGCCGGCATGAAGGTGATGGAGGCTGCGCTGGCGAAGCTAGCCGGCCCGCTGCTTACGCGGAGTCTGCATAAAGCCACCTCCACGCCCTTAAAAGGCCTCATCGCCAGCAGCCTGCTGTCGGCGATGCTGCAGAGCAGCACAGCGGTTACCGTGCTGACCATCGGCATGGTCAATGCCGGGCTGCTCACCTATGCCCGCACGCTGGGCATCATTCTAGGCAGCAACATCGGCACCTGCCTGACGACTGAGCTGATCGGACTGCAGATCAGCACGATGGCTGCGCCGCTGCTCACCGCGGCGCTGTGCCTCTGGGCTGCGGCGGTCATGCTCGGCGAGCTCCCGCCCTTCTCCTGGCGGGCAGCCGAAGCCTGCCGCCGTATCTCCGGGCCGCTCCAGTTCATCAGCCTGGCGGTGGCCGGCTTTGCACTGGTGCTGTGGGGGATCGCTGTCATGCAGTCGATCGGCCCGGCTCTTCAGGCCAGCGGACTGTTCCGCTGGTTCCTGGACCATGCGGCGACCAGCGCGCTGTGGGGTCTGGCTGCCGGAGCCTGCCTGACCGCTATGCTGCACAGCAGCGCGGCGGTCATCGGCATGGCAATGGGCCTCGCGGCTTCAGGCACAATGCCGCCCGAGCTCGGCATCGCCATCGTGCTCGGTGCAAACGTCGGCACCTGTGTCACCGCCGTCATCGCTGCCATCGGTGGTTCAGCATCCGGCAAGTTTGTTGCCGGATCGCATGTAGCGCTCAATGTCGGCGGCGCGCTGCTGTTCCTGCCCTTTATCGGGCCGCTCCAGAGCCTATCCGCCGCGCTTGGCGGCGGGCCGGCCTCGCAGCTCGCCCACGCCCAGACGATCTTCAACGTCGTCTGTTCACTCGCGGTGCTGCCGCTGTGCTACCTGCCGCTCTGGTCCAGAATCGAGCAGCGCCTCAGCCGCACATAA
- a CDS encoding energy-coupling factor transporter transmembrane component T family protein has translation MKAKMLTFTNQDSPVHRLTGATKLLVFAVWSVSAMITYDTRCLILMLLFSLVIFRISRVRFQDYAFVLYFILLFFLLNQLAIFIFSPLEGTQIYGTRHDLVHLAGRYTVTAEQLFYQFNIALKYSVVIPMALLFLLTTDPGEFASSLNRIGVHYKIAYSVSLALRYIPDIQRDYENIAFSAQARGIDISRKEKLPARLKNIVSILLPLILASIERIEKISTAMELRGFGNGRKRTWYRGRPFTRRDYLALGMILAIAAGSTVVTFYDGSRFYSIF, from the coding sequence ATGAAAGCTAAAATGCTGACGTTTACGAACCAGGATTCGCCGGTACACCGGCTGACGGGAGCAACGAAGCTGCTTGTGTTCGCGGTCTGGTCGGTTTCGGCAATGATTACATATGATACCCGGTGCCTGATTCTGATGCTGTTGTTCAGCCTAGTGATCTTCAGGATCTCGCGGGTGCGATTTCAGGATTATGCCTTTGTGCTCTACTTCATTCTGCTCTTTTTTTTATTGAATCAACTGGCGATCTTTATCTTCTCTCCGCTGGAGGGAACGCAGATTTACGGCACACGCCATGATCTTGTTCATCTGGCAGGGAGGTATACTGTAACAGCTGAGCAGCTGTTCTATCAGTTCAATATCGCGCTGAAATATTCCGTAGTCATTCCGATGGCGCTGCTGTTCCTGCTGACAACCGATCCCGGTGAATTTGCCTCATCACTGAACCGGATCGGAGTTCACTATAAAATCGCTTATTCCGTATCGCTGGCTTTGCGCTATATTCCCGACATTCAGCGGGATTACGAGAATATCGCCTTCTCCGCCCAGGCCCGGGGAATTGATATTTCCCGCAAGGAGAAGCTGCCGGCACGGCTGAAAAATATCGTGTCGATTCTGCTGCCGCTGATTCTGGCGAGTATTGAGCGGATTGAGAAGATCAGCACGGCGATGGAGCTGCGCGGCTTCGGCAACGGCAGGAAACGGACCTGGTACCGGGGCCGTCCGTTCACCCGAAGGGACTATCTCGCCTTAGGAATGATTCTGGCTATTGCTGCAGGATCGACAGTGGTTACCTTTTACGATGGTTCAAGGTTCTACAGTATCTTTTAA
- a CDS encoding ABC transporter ATP-binding protein — MSKAVIEFTDFSFTYRAQQEPTLRGITLSINEGEKVLIVGPSGSGKSTLAHCINGLIPFYYPGEMSGSLRIMGQEQSGLSIAGLAEITGTVLQDPDGQFVGLTVGEDIAFVLENGAVPKQEMTERVEAAARAVDIHELLAASPQELSGGQKQKTMLAGVLVGNVDILLFDEPLASLDPYTGTKTIELIDRLQRETGKTAIIIEHRLEEVLHRPVDRIIVMKDGAIAGDLPAAELLSSSLLAEAGLREPLYLTALKYAGLVITPDMQPQHLDQLRMEGHADRLQQWMDSCAEEAEVLEASPLLELREVSFGYERDTEVLHRLSLTVNRGEMLAIAGRNGAGKSTVSKLICGFYRPSSGAILLNGRDISRDTIKERAEKIGFVTQNPNHMISKTLIYDEIALGLRMRGIPEDIIRGRVHEVLKVCGLYEFREWPVSALSYGQKKRVTIASILVLEPEVIILDEPTAGQDYRHYNEMMEFLRGLNSRGITVIMITHDMHLMLEYAQRTIVLADGKKLADDRPERILTDRAVVERANLKETSLFTLALKAGVGQPEELVRRFIAFDRRVRHR; from the coding sequence ATGAGTAAAGCGGTTATTGAATTTACGGATTTCAGCTTCACCTACCGCGCTCAGCAGGAGCCGACGCTGCGCGGAATAACCTTGAGTATAAACGAAGGGGAGAAGGTGCTGATCGTTGGCCCTTCCGGTTCCGGCAAGAGCACCCTGGCCCATTGCATCAACGGGCTGATTCCCTTTTATTACCCGGGAGAAATGAGCGGCAGCCTGCGGATTATGGGACAGGAGCAGAGTGGACTAAGCATCGCTGGGTTAGCGGAAATAACGGGAACGGTGCTGCAGGACCCGGACGGCCAGTTCGTCGGTCTTACTGTTGGTGAAGATATCGCGTTTGTGCTGGAGAACGGGGCAGTGCCTAAGCAGGAGATGACCGAGCGGGTAGAGGCTGCGGCCAGAGCTGTTGATATTCACGAGCTGCTGGCTGCTTCACCCCAGGAGCTGTCCGGCGGACAAAAGCAAAAAACCATGCTGGCTGGAGTCCTAGTCGGCAATGTTGATATTTTGCTGTTCGACGAGCCGCTGGCCAGCTTAGATCCATACACCGGGACCAAGACGATTGAACTGATCGACCGGCTCCAGCGCGAAACCGGCAAAACGGCAATTATTATTGAGCATCGTCTGGAAGAGGTGCTGCACAGGCCGGTGGACCGGATTATTGTGATGAAGGACGGGGCAATTGCCGGTGATCTGCCTGCGGCTGAGCTGCTAAGCTCCAGTCTGCTGGCTGAAGCGGGCCTCCGGGAGCCGCTGTATCTGACGGCACTCAAATATGCAGGTCTTGTCATTACTCCGGACATGCAGCCCCAGCATCTGGATCAGCTCCGGATGGAGGGACATGCAGACAGGCTTCAGCAATGGATGGACAGCTGTGCGGAGGAAGCGGAGGTTCTGGAGGCTTCCCCGCTGCTTGAGCTGAGAGAGGTTTCCTTCGGCTACGAGCGGGATACGGAGGTGCTGCACCGGCTGTCGCTGACCGTTAACCGGGGCGAAATGCTGGCGATCGCCGGGAGAAACGGTGCTGGTAAGTCGACGGTATCGAAGCTGATCTGCGGCTTTTACCGCCCGTCCTCGGGAGCGATTCTGCTGAACGGACGGGATATCAGCCGGGATACGATCAAGGAGCGGGCGGAGAAAATCGGTTTTGTCACACAGAACCCCAATCACATGATCTCCAAGACGCTTATATACGACGAGATTGCACTGGGGCTGAGGATGCGCGGGATTCCGGAGGATATCATTCGCGGACGCGTCCATGAGGTCCTTAAAGTATGCGGCCTGTATGAATTCCGCGAATGGCCGGTTTCTGCGCTTAGCTATGGGCAGAAGAAACGGGTTACGATCGCTTCTATTCTGGTTCTTGAGCCTGAGGTGATCATTCTGGATGAACCGACCGCGGGGCAGGATTACCGGCATTACAATGAAATGATGGAATTTCTGCGGGGCTTGAACAGCCGGGGAATTACGGTGATCATGATCACGCATGACATGCATCTGATGCTGGAGTATGCGCAGCGGACCATCGTACTGGCGGACGGGAAAAAGCTTGCCGATGACCGGCCGGAGCGGATTCTGACGGACCGTGCCGTGGTGGAGCGTGCCAACCTCAAGGAAACTTCGCTGTTTACCTTGGCGTTAAAGGCGGGAGTGGGTCAGCCGGAAGAGCTGGTCCGCCGGTTCATTGCTTTTGACAGGAGGGTCCGCCACAGATGA
- a CDS encoding ECF-type riboflavin transporter substrate-binding protein, translated as MNQVAQKDILSIRTIVAVGIGSALFVILGRFGSIPSGIPNTNIETTYALLALFALLYGPVAGLLIGLIGHTLKDAIFYGSPWFSWVISSGLVGLIIGLLVAGISIQDGEFGRKEIIRFNLAQIAANAIAWFAVAPTLDILIYAEPANKVFTQGLIAGAANIVTVGVIGTLLAAAYAKTRTRQGSLRKLN; from the coding sequence ATGAATCAGGTGGCCCAAAAAGATATCTTATCTATCAGAACGATTGTAGCGGTTGGAATCGGTTCGGCATTATTCGTAATTTTGGGAAGGTTCGGTTCGATCCCCTCCGGCATTCCGAATACGAATATTGAGACCACTTATGCGCTGCTTGCATTGTTCGCATTGTTGTACGGACCCGTTGCCGGACTGCTGATCGGATTGATCGGCCACACGCTGAAGGATGCCATTTTTTACGGTTCCCCCTGGTTCAGCTGGGTAATCTCCTCAGGACTGGTCGGGCTGATTATCGGCCTGCTTGTGGCTGGAATCTCTATACAGGACGGGGAGTTCGGCAGAAAAGAAATCATCCGGTTCAATCTCGCCCAGATCGCAGCAAATGCCATTGCCTGGTTCGCTGTAGCACCAACGCTGGATATTCTCATTTATGCAGAGCCGGCGAACAAGGTATTTACGCAAGGACTGATCGCCGGAGCGGCAAATATTGTAACCGTGGGGGTCATTGGCACACTGCTCGCAGCAGCCTATGCTAAGACCCGGACACGGCAGGGAAGCTTAAGAAAGCTGAACTAA
- a CDS encoding Ig-like domain-containing protein yields the protein MTVYRKMTKMLLIMILLAAVAFPVNVFAATGDTNSIDFDSSAKVELTVGQTPKQIKVYASLEGSSSKRDVTAASTWVSSNTNVVKVMNGLLTPQNAGTAMITATYNNAVATLEVSVTHPYKELTLERSSDGKYKLGDSKETLLVKAKAIGGESATSVKDVSADADWSSSNAGVLTVDDGQITLVGEGTATITAKYKGLTASFKAEVGLPYSAIVLKVKDAVDVVQELELLVGDDPVELTAMTQATESSQEQSVTGLAEWSSSNESVATVKAGTITVLASGKTVIKASYLGVSKAVDVYVRSPYEAILLTPSDDQTLFLGESLKVMAKMRNAANSTQNQSADATWTSDNQLAVTVAKDATASTDAAATVTAKAVGSAVIKAENLGVSKTLKVTVYPTITDLTLEKSEQEMYTSDTLTLPKVSGTKLDGTKLDISPEIVWTSANNEIAEIKDGKLAAVKAGTVTLTGKIKKGNVSSTPSEVRAKSVELKVTVLNKVLILIGPEDGLGLVIGEEQPLPSVNAVLENGDELDVSGMIAWEVTGTNAVIKQITSGKVIKGLTKGTATLKGTYANKTISIPVTIEQKVVKLVVEPATLELNVKASKTIKVTGFFANGKSANFSGGMNWESSNPEVATVKGMSVKAVAEGTATLTGSYQGITATVKVTVVPKLTKLTVNETKLVLAAGSSQSVVVTALYDTGKTANVTGSVVWTSSKPSVAKVNASGTITAVSKGTTSIKGKWNNKTVTVSVTVK from the coding sequence ATGACCGTGTACAGGAAAATGACGAAAATGCTCCTCATTATGATATTGCTCGCTGCCGTAGCTTTTCCGGTAAACGTCTTTGCAGCTACAGGCGATACCAACTCAATCGATTTCGACAGTTCGGCAAAAGTAGAGCTTACCGTTGGACAGACACCCAAACAAATCAAAGTCTATGCCAGCTTGGAAGGGTCCTCCTCTAAAAGGGATGTCACAGCTGCTTCGACTTGGGTATCCTCGAATACGAATGTAGTCAAAGTGATGAACGGACTGCTGACCCCGCAGAATGCCGGTACAGCTATGATCACAGCTACATACAACAATGCGGTAGCCACTCTTGAGGTGTCTGTTACCCATCCCTATAAGGAATTAACTCTGGAGCGCAGCTCCGACGGGAAATATAAATTAGGCGACAGCAAAGAAACACTGCTGGTTAAAGCTAAAGCAATAGGCGGCGAATCGGCTACTTCGGTTAAGGATGTATCCGCCGATGCCGACTGGAGCAGCTCCAATGCGGGTGTGCTGACTGTCGATGATGGCCAAATCACACTGGTGGGAGAAGGAACCGCCACCATTACGGCCAAATACAAAGGCTTGACTGCATCGTTCAAGGCTGAAGTAGGACTGCCGTATTCAGCGATTGTACTGAAAGTGAAAGATGCCGTTGACGTTGTCCAGGAGCTGGAACTGCTGGTCGGAGATGATCCGGTGGAATTGACAGCTATGACTCAAGCGACGGAGAGCAGTCAGGAACAATCTGTTACGGGTCTGGCCGAATGGTCAAGCTCGAATGAGAGCGTCGCAACTGTAAAAGCCGGAACAATCACCGTGCTGGCTTCCGGAAAAACAGTAATTAAAGCAAGCTACCTTGGAGTATCCAAGGCAGTGGATGTATATGTCCGTTCTCCTTATGAGGCGATTCTGTTGACGCCTTCGGATGATCAGACGCTTTTCCTCGGTGAAAGCCTGAAGGTTATGGCGAAAATGAGAAATGCCGCTAACTCCACCCAGAACCAGTCTGCGGATGCAACCTGGACTTCCGACAATCAGCTGGCAGTGACGGTGGCAAAGGATGCTACAGCGTCCACAGATGCCGCTGCGACTGTTACCGCCAAAGCTGTTGGATCGGCAGTGATCAAAGCGGAGAACCTGGGTGTCAGCAAGACGCTCAAAGTGACTGTGTATCCGACAATTACGGATCTGACACTTGAGAAATCCGAGCAGGAAATGTATACATCCGATACCCTTACCCTGCCGAAAGTGAGCGGCACCAAGCTGGATGGTACCAAGCTGGATATCAGCCCGGAAATCGTATGGACTTCAGCCAATAATGAGATCGCTGAGATTAAAGACGGCAAGCTCGCTGCGGTCAAAGCAGGGACAGTAACCCTTACCGGCAAGATCAAGAAGGGCAATGTCTCCTCGACGCCCTCCGAAGTGCGCGCGAAGAGCGTCGAGCTGAAGGTGACCGTTCTGAACAAAGTCCTGATCCTGATCGGGCCTGAAGACGGACTGGGACTGGTTATTGGTGAAGAGCAGCCGCTGCCGTCGGTGAACGCAGTGCTCGAAAATGGTGACGAGCTTGATGTCTCCGGCATGATTGCCTGGGAGGTTACCGGAACGAATGCCGTGATTAAACAAATTACTAGCGGCAAAGTGATCAAAGGCTTGACCAAAGGCACAGCTACACTCAAAGGTACCTATGCCAACAAGACCATCAGCATCCCGGTAACGATTGAGCAGAAGGTTGTGAAGCTGGTTGTAGAGCCTGCTACACTGGAATTGAACGTCAAAGCATCCAAAACTATCAAAGTAACCGGGTTTTTCGCTAACGGCAAGTCGGCGAACTTCTCCGGCGGAATGAACTGGGAATCCTCCAATCCGGAAGTAGCTACAGTGAAGGGGATGTCTGTTAAGGCTGTTGCCGAAGGCACGGCCACATTGACTGGTTCTTACCAGGGGATTACCGCCACAGTCAAAGTTACAGTAGTTCCTAAGCTGACCAAGCTTACTGTGAATGAAACCAAACTGGTTCTTGCTGCCGGATCCTCTCAGAGTGTAGTCGTGACGGCGCTATATGATACCGGCAAAACTGCCAATGTCACAGGAAGTGTAGTCTGGACAAGCTCCAAACCATCTGTGGCGAAGGTGAATGCATCCGGAACGATTACAGCAGTAAGCAAAGGAACAACATCGATCAAAGGCAAGTGGAACAACAAAACGGTAACGGTGTCTGTTACTGTAAAATAG
- a CDS encoding NUDIX hydrolase, with protein MAHKQISAGGVVYRRGSGRLEIQLIVDRYGKVALPKGKMEDGETVEETALREIREETGTVGLIKAPIDIIKYTFQHPVYGKVDKEVHYFLVEAVGGVTKAQAEEINAVEWHEPEAAWERGKGSLYANNVPILQQALSMLAQKFTI; from the coding sequence ATGGCGCATAAGCAAATTTCAGCGGGCGGCGTGGTTTACCGGAGAGGCAGCGGGCGGCTGGAAATACAGCTGATCGTGGACCGCTACGGCAAAGTGGCGCTGCCCAAAGGCAAAATGGAGGACGGAGAGACAGTAGAGGAGACAGCGCTGCGGGAAATCCGTGAGGAGACAGGCACCGTCGGATTAATCAAGGCACCCATCGATATTATTAAATATACTTTTCAGCATCCGGTATACGGAAAAGTCGATAAGGAAGTCCATTACTTCCTGGTGGAAGCGGTGGGTGGGGTGACCAAAGCGCAGGCTGAAGAGATTAACGCAGTGGAATGGCATGAGCCGGAGGCAGCCTGGGAGCGGGGGAAGGGCAGCTTATATGCCAACAACGTGCCTATTCTCCAACAGGCGCTGTCAATGCTTGCCCAAAAATTTACTATATAA
- the mtaB gene encoding tRNA (N(6)-L-threonylcarbamoyladenosine(37)-C(2))-methylthiotransferase MtaB, giving the protein MPSVAFYTLGCKVNFYDTEAIWQLFKNEGYEQVDFEGSADVYLINTCTVTNTGDKKSRQMIRRAVRRNPEAIVAVTGCYAQTSPGEILDIPGVDLVIGNQDREHIMTHVKNIQESRQPVNAVRNIMKTREFEELDVPGFADRTRAFMKIQDGCNNFCTFCIIPWSRGLSRSRDPKSIVAQAHQLVEAGYKEFVLTGIHTGGYGDDLDNYRLADLLWELDKVDGLERVRISSIEASQIDEKLLEVLNRSSKMCRHLHIPLQAGHNDVLKAMRRKYTTEEYYAKMQLIRQAMPDVGITTDVIVGFPGETEEMFRAGYDFMKAVNYSEMHVFPYSKRTGTPAARMLNQVDEEIKNARVQQLIDLSEEMQLAYARNFVGKTVSVIAERSAKDAPGRSTQHGFSDNYLQVFFRGDDSLQGELCQVKITEAGVNECKGELVGVSRTELRPVAH; this is encoded by the coding sequence ATGCCATCCGTAGCATTTTATACTTTAGGTTGTAAAGTCAATTTCTATGACACTGAAGCCATCTGGCAGCTTTTCAAAAATGAAGGTTACGAGCAGGTGGATTTCGAGGGCTCTGCCGATGTGTATTTGATCAATACCTGTACAGTAACGAACACCGGCGACAAAAAAAGCCGGCAGATGATCCGCCGCGCCGTGCGCCGCAACCCGGAGGCCATCGTAGCCGTAACGGGCTGCTATGCGCAGACCTCACCCGGCGAGATTCTCGATATTCCCGGGGTCGATTTGGTGATCGGGAACCAGGACCGTGAGCATATTATGACCCACGTCAAGAATATACAAGAATCCCGCCAGCCGGTTAATGCCGTGCGCAATATTATGAAGACGCGTGAATTTGAGGAGCTGGATGTGCCTGGCTTTGCCGACCGGACGCGGGCTTTTATGAAAATTCAGGACGGCTGTAACAACTTCTGCACCTTCTGCATCATTCCGTGGTCGCGCGGGCTGTCACGCAGCCGTGATCCGAAATCCATCGTTGCGCAAGCGCATCAGCTGGTTGAGGCTGGCTACAAGGAATTTGTGCTCACTGGCATTCACACCGGAGGCTACGGCGATGACCTGGACAATTATCGTCTCGCCGATCTGCTCTGGGAGCTGGACAAAGTGGACGGGCTGGAGCGGGTGCGCATCAGCTCGATTGAAGCCAGCCAGATTGACGAGAAACTGCTGGAAGTACTTAACCGGAGCTCCAAAATGTGCCGCCACCTGCATATTCCGCTCCAGGCCGGACATAACGACGTACTCAAAGCGATGCGCCGCAAATATACGACTGAGGAATATTACGCCAAAATGCAGCTGATCCGCCAGGCTATGCCGGATGTCGGCATTACAACCGACGTAATCGTCGGCTTCCCGGGCGAGACGGAGGAAATGTTCCGTGCCGGCTATGACTTCATGAAGGCCGTGAACTACTCCGAGATGCACGTATTCCCGTATTCGAAGCGGACAGGCACACCGGCTGCGCGGATGCTGAACCAGGTCGATGAAGAGATTAAGAATGCCCGTGTACAGCAGCTGATCGACCTCTCCGAAGAGATGCAGCTTGCGTATGCCCGCAATTTCGTCGGCAAGACCGTATCGGTCATTGCCGAGCGGTCCGCCAAAGATGCACCGGGCCGCAGCACCCAGCACGGCTTCAGTGACAATTACCTGCAGGTATTCTTCCGCGGCGATGATTCGCTGCAGGGTGAACTCTGCCAGGTGAAGATTACGGAAGCCGGAGTCAATGAATGCAAGGGCGAGCTGGTAGGCGTCAGCCGGACTGAGCTTCGCCCAGTCGCGCACTAG
- a CDS encoding RsmE family RNA methyltransferase, translated as MQRYFVAPEQFGTDQVSIGGEDARHIAKVMRGKAGDKLIVSDGVAREALVEIASIEIGEVVVNILEPLEMTHEPRIQITVAQSLPKGDKLETVIQKCTEIGAVAFAPFLSERTIVQYDERKESKRLERWRKITKEAAEQAHRNIVPSVHSPLSWKQLLQSFSGYDAVYFCYEKEEGLQLRSAAAPWLSALPPESAGKVMIVVGPEGGFSPEECRAAEEAGAVSVGLGSRILRCETAGMVAAACILYESGEMGGA; from the coding sequence ATGCAGCGTTATTTTGTAGCACCCGAGCAGTTTGGCACGGATCAGGTGAGTATTGGGGGCGAAGATGCCCGCCATATCGCCAAGGTCATGCGCGGCAAGGCGGGGGACAAGCTGATTGTAAGCGATGGCGTAGCCCGTGAAGCCCTGGTGGAAATTGCATCGATTGAAATTGGCGAGGTTGTAGTGAACATCCTGGAACCCCTGGAGATGACTCATGAGCCGCGTATCCAGATCACGGTGGCCCAGAGTCTGCCTAAAGGCGACAAGCTGGAAACGGTCATTCAAAAATGCACTGAAATCGGTGCGGTGGCCTTTGCCCCCTTCCTCTCGGAGCGTACCATCGTGCAGTACGATGAGCGTAAGGAGAGCAAGCGGCTGGAGCGCTGGCGCAAAATCACCAAGGAAGCCGCCGAGCAGGCGCACCGCAATATCGTGCCGTCCGTGCATTCACCGCTCAGCTGGAAGCAGCTGCTGCAGAGCTTCAGCGGGTACGATGCGGTATACTTCTGTTATGAAAAGGAAGAAGGCCTGCAGCTGCGCAGTGCCGCCGCTCCTTGGCTATCCGCGCTGCCGCCGGAATCTGCGGGCAAGGTCATGATCGTCGTCGGACCCGAAGGCGGCTTCAGCCCGGAGGAATGCCGTGCGGCCGAAGAAGCCGGGGCAGTATCCGTTGGACTTGGAAGCCGTATTCTGCGCTGCGAGACAGCAGGTATGGTCGCCGCAGCATGTATTCTATATGAATCCGGAGAAATGGGGGGAGCTTAA